One Leucobacter muris DNA segment encodes these proteins:
- a CDS encoding ABC transporter ATP-binding protein, translating to MSEQPIIEVEHLKRTFHLGRRASVAALDDVSCELRAGTCLAVVGESGSGKSTLARVIVGLESADSGTVRIAGTDVKPTTARRALRERAKLVQMVFQDPQGSLNRSLPVSATIDEMLRAHRPDLDKAGRRARVLELFTEVGLTERHADAKPAALSGGQKQRVAIARALAAEPQIIVLDEAVSALDVSVQAQVLDLLKRLRAEHGLSYLFITHDLSVVRDIADDVVVMRKGRIIERGTVSAVLDAPEQPYTRLLIASAPRPGWRPRRGLREALLAGEG from the coding sequence ATGAGCGAGCAGCCGATCATCGAGGTCGAGCACCTCAAGCGCACGTTCCATCTCGGCCGCAGGGCCAGCGTCGCCGCGCTCGACGACGTCTCCTGCGAGCTGCGCGCGGGCACCTGCCTCGCGGTCGTCGGGGAGTCGGGGTCTGGCAAGTCGACGCTCGCACGCGTCATCGTCGGGCTCGAGTCGGCCGACTCGGGCACCGTGCGCATCGCCGGTACCGACGTGAAGCCGACCACGGCGCGGCGGGCGCTGCGCGAGCGGGCGAAGCTCGTGCAGATGGTGTTCCAGGATCCGCAGGGCTCGCTCAACCGATCCCTGCCAGTGTCGGCCACGATCGACGAGATGCTGCGCGCGCACCGCCCCGACCTCGACAAGGCCGGGCGCCGGGCGCGCGTGCTCGAACTCTTCACCGAGGTCGGGCTCACCGAGCGGCACGCCGACGCGAAACCGGCCGCGCTCTCCGGCGGCCAGAAGCAGCGCGTCGCCATCGCCCGCGCCCTCGCGGCCGAGCCCCAGATCATCGTGCTCGACGAGGCCGTCTCGGCCCTCGACGTGTCGGTGCAGGCCCAGGTGCTCGACCTGCTCAAGAGGCTGCGCGCCGAGCACGGCCTCTCGTACCTCTTCATCACCCACGACCTCTCGGTGGTGCGCGACATCGCCGACGACGTGGTGGTGATGCGGAAGGGCCGCATCATCGAGCGCGGCACCGTGAGCGCCGTGCTCGACGCGCCCGAGCAGCCGTACACGCGTCTCCTCATCGCCTCGGCGCCCCGGCCGGGCTGGCGCCCCCGGCGCGGCCTGCGCGAGGCGCTGCTCGCCGGCGAGGGCTGA
- a CDS encoding Atu2307/SP_0267 family LLM class monooxygenase — MPHTTPAPRSAPTPLRAVAGADAHQLILGLDTFGDVTRTADGAPVHHAQVIRDVVEQAALAERSGVDAITLGEHHRDDFALSSPEIALAAIAGRTERILLGTGVTVLSSDDPVRVYERFATLDAVSSGRAEVILGRGSFTESFPLFGFRLEDHDALFSEKLDLFSRLRGEGAVTWSGSHRSRLVEQEVFPKTEQPDGVRAWIGVGGSPHSVLRTVQVGIPMMLAIIGGDPSRFLPFANLYRQAQDELGRDAMPLGVHSPGHIAETDAEARDQLWPHFEANRNRIGAERGWPRTTRAEFEREADEGSLYVGSPETVAQRIARTVRLLAADRFDLKYANGTMPHELLCASIELYGRKVIPRVRQLLAD, encoded by the coding sequence ATGCCCCACACCACGCCCGCGCCGCGCTCCGCTCCGACCCCGCTGCGGGCGGTCGCCGGAGCCGACGCGCACCAGCTCATCCTCGGCCTCGACACCTTCGGCGATGTCACCCGCACCGCCGACGGCGCGCCCGTGCACCACGCGCAGGTGATCCGCGACGTGGTCGAGCAGGCCGCGCTCGCCGAACGCTCCGGGGTCGACGCGATCACCCTCGGCGAGCATCACCGGGACGACTTCGCGCTGAGCAGCCCCGAGATCGCGCTCGCCGCCATCGCCGGCCGCACCGAGCGCATCCTGCTCGGCACCGGGGTGACGGTGCTGTCGAGCGACGACCCGGTGCGGGTGTACGAGCGGTTCGCGACGCTCGACGCCGTGAGCAGCGGCCGGGCCGAGGTGATCCTGGGCCGCGGCTCCTTCACGGAGTCGTTCCCGCTCTTCGGCTTCCGACTCGAGGACCACGACGCGCTCTTCAGCGAGAAGCTCGACCTCTTCTCCCGGCTGCGCGGCGAGGGCGCGGTGACCTGGTCGGGCAGCCACCGCAGCCGGCTCGTGGAGCAGGAGGTCTTCCCGAAGACCGAGCAGCCCGACGGGGTGCGCGCGTGGATCGGCGTCGGCGGAAGCCCGCACTCCGTGCTGCGCACGGTGCAGGTGGGCATCCCCATGATGCTCGCGATCATCGGCGGGGATCCCTCGCGCTTCCTGCCGTTCGCGAATCTCTACCGGCAGGCCCAGGACGAGCTGGGCCGGGATGCGATGCCGCTCGGCGTGCACTCCCCCGGCCACATCGCCGAGACCGATGCCGAGGCCCGCGATCAGCTGTGGCCGCACTTCGAGGCGAATCGCAACCGCATCGGCGCCGAGCGGGGCTGGCCGCGCACGACGCGGGCGGAATTCGAGCGCGAGGCCGATGAGGGGTCGCTGTACGTCGGTTCGCCCGAGACCGTGGCGCAGCGCATCGCGCGCACGGTGCGACTGCTCGCCGCCGACCGATTCGACCTCAAGTACGCCAACGGCACCATGCCGCACGAGCTGCTGTGCGCGAGCATCGAACTCTACGGGCGCAAGGTGATCCCGCGGGTGCGGCAGCTGCTCGCGGACTGA
- a CDS encoding ABC transporter permease: MTQQKFTRKPSTNTTSQDTVAVQLLRKQRGDVPVTGWRVVAKRLGPIGIVCLGVILVVVLMAALAPVIAPYDPYEGSVTARHEAWSLAHLMGTDQSGRDILSRIIWGARTSLIGPLLVIVITAVLATVLALTAVWFGGRVDAFISRILDILFAFPNMLLAILAVAIFGPSLLTASIALAIGFTPYSARVIRSVALRERNLPYVSSAQLQGISGFIITARHILPNVRTQILTGMTINFGYAMIELAALSFLGLGVQPPTADWGLMVSNGQASLQQGYWEQSIFAGLAIVITVAAFGYVGEQLGGRRAAGRTR; the protein is encoded by the coding sequence ATGACGCAGCAGAAGTTCACGCGCAAACCGTCCACCAACACCACGTCGCAGGACACCGTCGCGGTGCAGCTGCTGCGCAAGCAACGGGGCGACGTGCCGGTCACGGGCTGGCGCGTCGTCGCGAAGCGGCTCGGCCCCATCGGCATCGTCTGCCTCGGCGTGATCCTGGTCGTCGTGCTGATGGCGGCGCTCGCACCCGTCATCGCCCCCTACGACCCGTACGAGGGCAGCGTCACCGCGCGCCACGAGGCCTGGAGCCTCGCGCACCTCATGGGCACCGACCAGTCGGGGCGCGACATCCTCTCGCGCATCATCTGGGGCGCCCGCACGAGCCTCATCGGGCCGCTGCTCGTGATCGTGATCACCGCCGTGCTGGCCACGGTGCTCGCGCTCACCGCCGTCTGGTTCGGCGGCCGGGTCGACGCGTTCATCAGCCGGATCCTCGACATCCTCTTCGCGTTCCCCAACATGCTGCTCGCGATCCTCGCGGTCGCCATCTTCGGCCCCTCGCTGCTCACCGCCTCGATCGCGCTGGCGATCGGCTTCACGCCCTACTCGGCGCGCGTCATCCGCTCGGTCGCCCTGCGGGAGCGCAACCTGCCCTACGTCTCCTCCGCGCAGCTGCAGGGCATCTCGGGCTTCATCATCACGGCGCGGCACATCCTGCCGAACGTGCGCACCCAGATCCTCACCGGTATGACGATCAACTTCGGCTACGCGATGATCGAGCTGGCGGCGCTGTCGTTCCTCGGGCTCGGCGTGCAGCCGCCGACGGCCGACTGGGGACTCATGGTCTCGAACGGCCAGGCATCGCTGCAGCAGGGCTACTGGGAGCAGAGCATCTTCGCGGGTCTCGCCATCGTGATCACCGTGGCCGCATTCGGCTACGTCGGCGAACAGCTCGGCGGTCGCCGGGCGGCAGGGAGGACCCGCTGA
- a CDS encoding ABC transporter ATP-binding protein gives MLNIENLVLTVSDPETGAETEILHGNSFALAQGEALGLVGESGSGKSMTLKCILGIEPSGARVDGRIELDGTDLLASSGEQLRRIRANDLALIAQNPHGALNPVLPVSRFLVEGMSDARTMSRADAEAKAAELLHQVGITDTERVLRSYPHQLSGGMLQRVVIAGAISGSPKLLLADEPTTALDVTTQAEVVAILDEMRREHGLSMIFVTHDLDLAAAVCDRLAVMKDGEILEIGTPEQIRDHPETEYTRALMAARPMLYPAGHPAQEEGAHAAGAAGRPGSGDANDEEAGA, from the coding sequence ATGCTGAACATCGAGAACCTCGTGCTCACGGTGTCCGACCCCGAGACCGGGGCCGAGACCGAGATCCTGCACGGCAACTCGTTCGCGCTCGCGCAGGGCGAGGCCCTCGGCCTCGTCGGCGAGTCGGGATCGGGCAAGTCGATGACGCTGAAGTGCATCCTCGGCATCGAACCCTCCGGCGCGCGCGTCGACGGCCGGATCGAGCTCGACGGCACCGATCTGCTCGCCTCGAGCGGCGAGCAGCTGCGGCGGATCCGCGCGAACGATCTCGCGCTCATCGCCCAGAACCCGCACGGCGCGCTCAACCCCGTGCTGCCGGTCAGCCGCTTCCTCGTCGAGGGCATGAGCGACGCCCGCACCATGAGCCGGGCCGACGCCGAGGCGAAGGCCGCGGAACTGCTGCACCAGGTCGGCATCACCGACACCGAACGCGTGCTGCGCTCCTACCCGCACCAGCTCTCCGGCGGCATGCTGCAGCGCGTGGTGATCGCGGGCGCGATCTCGGGCAGCCCGAAGCTGCTGCTCGCCGACGAGCCGACCACCGCGCTCGACGTCACCACCCAGGCCGAGGTCGTCGCGATCCTCGACGAGATGCGGCGCGAGCACGGCCTCTCGATGATCTTCGTCACCCACGACCTCGACCTCGCCGCCGCGGTGTGCGATCGGCTGGCCGTGATGAAGGACGGCGAGATCCTCGAGATCGGCACACCCGAGCAGATCCGGGATCACCCCGAGACCGAGTACACCCGGGCGCTCATGGCCGCCCGGCCCATGCTCTACCCCGCGGGGCACCCCGCGCAGGAGGAGGGCGCGCACGCCGCGGGCGCTGCGGGCCGCCCGGGCTCCGGGGACGCGAACGACGAGGAGGCAGGCGCATGA
- a CDS encoding C45 family autoproteolytic acyltransferase/hydolase, protein MTTTPERLHLDVSGATPRELGLSRGTALRATLPAAYAKYAELFRVLGVSEAHEREGVERVIAALEGWRPQLVEQLAGVAEGAGIELAQVVALNARTEIIALGGRGSSECSTLTAQIGGHRVGVQTWDWHIELDPFWHTHTVTGPGLRYAGLTEQGILSKIGVNEAGLALHFNILGHRGDGPDGVPMHLLSSVVLSECRSVDEAIELIREAPVASSSAFTMLDAQRAVSVEMSPAGVFPIEEVDGSVQRTNHFQHGTPLAEQKSEIYEPDSSERLALVRERLAEGAPAAADELVRVLLSGEGEPPLTCRADMSKTYGERWATLATIITDPDARTIRILDGMPTDAETGAWRTLVA, encoded by the coding sequence ATGACGACCACACCCGAACGCCTCCACCTCGACGTCTCGGGCGCCACCCCGCGCGAGCTGGGGCTCAGCCGCGGCACCGCGCTGCGGGCCACGCTGCCGGCCGCCTACGCGAAGTACGCCGAGCTGTTCCGGGTGCTCGGCGTGAGCGAGGCGCACGAGCGGGAGGGCGTCGAGCGCGTCATCGCGGCGCTCGAAGGCTGGCGCCCGCAGCTGGTCGAGCAGCTCGCCGGCGTCGCCGAGGGCGCCGGGATCGAGCTCGCGCAGGTGGTCGCGCTCAACGCCCGCACCGAGATCATCGCCCTCGGCGGCCGCGGCTCGAGCGAGTGCTCGACGCTCACCGCGCAGATCGGGGGGCACCGCGTCGGTGTGCAGACCTGGGACTGGCACATCGAGCTCGACCCCTTCTGGCACACGCACACCGTCACCGGCCCCGGGCTGCGCTACGCCGGGCTCACCGAGCAGGGCATCCTCTCGAAGATCGGCGTCAACGAGGCCGGCCTCGCCCTGCACTTCAACATCCTCGGCCATCGCGGCGACGGCCCAGACGGGGTGCCCATGCATCTGCTCTCGAGCGTGGTGCTCTCGGAGTGCCGCTCCGTCGACGAGGCGATCGAGCTGATCCGAGAGGCGCCCGTCGCGTCGTCGTCGGCGTTCACCATGCTCGACGCGCAGCGCGCCGTCTCGGTCGAGATGAGCCCCGCCGGAGTCTTCCCCATCGAGGAGGTGGACGGATCCGTGCAGCGCACCAACCACTTCCAGCACGGCACGCCGCTCGCCGAGCAGAAGTCGGAGATCTACGAGCCCGACTCCTCGGAGCGGCTCGCGCTCGTGCGCGAGCGGCTCGCCGAGGGCGCGCCGGCCGCTGCCGACGAGCTGGTGCGGGTGCTGCTGAGCGGCGAGGGGGAGCCGCCCCTCACCTGCCGCGCCGACATGTCGAAGACGTACGGCGAGCGGTGGGCGACGCTCGCCACGATCATCACCGACCCCGACGCGCGCACGATCCGCATCCTCGACGGCATGCCCACCGATGCCGAGACCGGGGCGTGGCGCACGCTTGTCGCGTAG